The genomic DNA CCTTGGGCACTACGAGAGGTTCATGGATATCAACGTCACCCGCGACAACAACGTGACCACCGGGACGATATACTCCTCCGTCCTGTCGAAGGAAAGGCGCGGCGATTACCTTGGCGGCACAGTCCAGGTGATCCCACACATCACCAACGAGATCAAGGAGAGAGTCACACGGCTCGGGCAAGGCGGCACTGATGTCGTCATTGTTGAGGTAGGGGGCACAGTCGGGGACATCGAAGGCCTTCCGTTCCTCGAAGCTGCTAGGCAGTTCAGGCGGGAGGCGGGCCGTGAGAACGTAATGTATATCCACGTGACCCTTGTTCCCTTCGTGCGCTCTGTCGGGGAATTCAAGACCAAGCCCACCCAGCATTCGGTCAAGGAACTCAGGAGCATCGGAATACAGCCAGACGTCATCGTGGCCCGATCAGAGCGCCCGCTCCCACCTGAACTCAAAGCCAAGATCGCCCTCTTCTGCGACGTCAACCCAGAGGCTGTCATCTTCAACCCCGATGCAGATTCCATCTACGAGGTCCCACTCATACTCGAACATGAAGGCCTGGATGACATAGTTGTGAAGAGACTCGGACTCAACTGCGGTGAGGCCGACATGAGTGAATGGCGCGCGATGGTTTCCAGGCTGAAGAAGCCCAGGTGCGGCGTGAAGGTCGGCCTTGTCGGCAAGTACGTGTCCCTTCCCGATGCCTACCTGAGTGTGGTTGAAGCCCTTCGCCATGCCGGGATCGAGAACGAAGCCGAGGTCAAAGTCGTGTGGGTGGACTCCGAAGCAATCGAATCCGAACCTGACTTGGAGTCGGTGCTCGGCCGCGTCGATGGCATCCTTGTGCC from Bacillota bacterium includes the following:
- a CDS encoding CTP synthase, producing the protein MAKYVFVTGGVVSGLGKGITAASVGRLLKARGVSVKVLKFDPYINVDPGTMSPYQHGEVFVTEDGAETDLDLGHYERFMDINVTRDNNVTTGTIYSSVLSKERRGDYLGGTVQVIPHITNEIKERVTRLGQGGTDVVIVEVGGTVGDIEGLPFLEAARQFRREAGRENVMYIHVTLVPFVRSVGEFKTKPTQHSVKELRSIGIQPDVIVARSERPLPPELKAKIALFCDVNPEAVIFNPDADSIYEVPLILEHEGLDDIVVKRLGLNCGEADMSEWRAMVSRLKKPRCGVKVGLVGKYVSLPDAYLSVVEALRHAGIENEAEVKVVWVDSEAIESEPDLESVLGRVDGILVPGGFGYRGVEGKIIAAGYARRNRVPFLGLCLGMQCAVIEFARHACGLTGANSTEFDESTPYPVIDLLPEQRLVDKKGGTMRLGLYPCALEPGSRAGRAYGDSLVRERHRHRYEMNNDYLSIMTSHGMRFSGIFPEKGLVEVCELVDHPWFVGTQFHPEFKSRPQRSHPLFRDFVAQCIEYSKSKLS